The DNA sequence AGCCCTCTCTTTAGAATATATTCTCCTAGCCTCTGGGAGGAGGTACCAGACCCCTCTATAAAGAATAAGAGAACATTTGCTTCATTTACACCAAAAGCATCCAATTGGTGAGCAATGAAAAGATTATTTGCAGATAGGgatcttattattattgtggtTGTTTTATACACTTTACCAGCTGATTGTCTGTCTTTTGATCTTATAGTAAAGGCTATATCCCatctcatccctctctcccacTTCCTATCCGCAAGATTTCCCCACCCTCTCCCTCTGCTGCTCTCCTGTTCTTCAGCCCTCTTCTTTCCTCTCCTGTCTCTTCCTCTGCCACCTCACAAATCAAACCTCTGAAACCTTTCCTTTTCCAAACTTCTGACCCTCTAACCAATTCTCTGTTTTTAGGTTTAGTGGACATAGTAAACTACACAGATGCTGTGTCAATGCATGAGTGTCCAATTTATTTGCACGAGTTTATTCAACTTTCTTTTAGTCAGTAAAGAGGTCTTCTAACAGTCCGGGTCTCCCCTGTCTGCACCCCTGCCcctctctgttctctctctctccccattGCCCTGGGACAGATGCTCCCTCTGAAAGCAGCCCCTGGCCAGTTCGGCCCCAGCGCCCGTGAGCCCGGCCTGCACGCCTGGCGCGTGGAGAAGCTGAAGGCGGTGCCCATCGCCGCCAAGGAGCTCGGCACCTTCTTCAACGGGGATGCCTACCTCGTTCTGAGCAACAAGCCCGAGGGCGAGAGCACCCTGCACATGTGGATCGGTGAGTGCGGCGCGTCTGGAATGGAGGAGTGCCAAAGCATTGCGGGAGACCGTTCCGAGCCAAGGACTTCGACCAGATGCTTCTTGAAGGATCCTTGAGCATCCCGTTTCACGGCAttgctggacagcttgttccacacccccaccaacCTTAGTTGTAATAAAGCAACTCCCGATGTTACCCTGTCATCATCCCTTAAATGGACTTTGTGGGGGAAACTGGGGGCTTTGTGTGCACAAGGGAGGCACTGAATCCGTGTCTCCCCTCCCATTTCCAGGTGAGAAGTCCTCTCGGGATGAGCAGGTTGCCTGTGCCATGCTGGCCACGCAGCTGGATGACTTCCTGAGCGGGGAGCCCGTCCAGCACCGTGAGGTCCAGGGCTTTGAGTCCACGGATTTCATGCAGCTCTTTCCTCGCGGGATCACCTACAAGGTGGGTGTCTGGGACCGGACATCGGACACGGGTCGGGGTCCAGCGGTCAGGAGTGAGGCAGGCCtggcaggggagctggagtgtGCACAAGGGATCAGAAGACAAGAAAGGATACAGAACAAAAGAGACCATATCTTGCACAGTAGCCAGTAGCCCATTGATCCTGATCTGCTTCCTGAAGGATCCTAGAAGATCAGCCTCTACAGTTTATATAAGCAGGTTGTGTCAGATGTTTGCAGATCAGTGCCTCAGTGCCTCCTATCTTCTGTCCCTAGGAACAATACCTTACTGTCACCATAGCTCCAAAGCTCAGGTTAGAAACCAGTGTGGTTGGGACTTTGTAGAGGTCTGCAATGGGCTGTACAAAACTGTAGGAAGAGGAGGTGATGGGAATGTGCCGTATagccctctgtctctctgtcctagGAAGGGGGTGTGGAGTCCGCGTTCCGGAAGACCCAGTCTACCTCGGCTCCTGTGCAACGGCTGTACCAGATCAAGGGCAAGAGGAACATCCGGGCCAGAGAGGTGGAGCTGAGCTGGGCCAGCTTTAACAAGGGGGACTGCTTCATACTGGACCTGGGAGAGGTGAGGGGGGTGGGATAGTGAATTCCTGGGAGAGCTTTACTCTCAGGAACCAGGAACCCAGCTGGAGCTCAACAGAGAGGCTGAGTGAAAGAGAGGAAGAAGGGAGGGGAGAGACGAGATGAGACACGCTGTGCTTTCTCGCTCTGTCTGTCTCAGGCCATCGTTTCATGGAGCGGCTCCCAGGCCAACATGTTCGAGAAGCAGAAGATGACGGAGATCGCGGCTCTCATCAGAGACAGCGAGAAGCACGGCAAAGCCAAGATCACCGCCGTCTGCGAGGGGGAGGAGCCTGCTGAGATGCTGCAGGTAACCCTGTCCAGAGCCCCAGGTGTGCTCACCCCCTCCTGGCCCTAGGCCTGCTGGGATTGAGGGAACTGAAGCTCCCTACTGGGGCTGAACTGGAGTCACTGGTGACTGAGGCCAATGATTGAgtcattttaatcatttattgcCATTAATCTGCATCTGGACCAATTTATATAAattacacaataataataataatccactACACTTATTTATTGAGTTTTTGTGGAAACTAAAACTGctatacaggtaatggggactcccctccaccaccaccagtgtgaagAGCcagctggatgatgcaatggcagtcaaaaccacacatcagctatcagtgtggaggagaacagagtgatgaaaccatgTTATAGGCTGTAAGATCACCTATATAGATTAGTGCATTAGTAATGCAATATGACAACTTATTTACACATCAAACATGTAATTATAAATCTAAAACATAACTAGTTACAATTCCTGTGCACCATGAGGAGCTCATATACCAGTACATGCTCAAGGGGAATGGAAACTAGATCCCCATGTGGCTCAGCAACCCCAATAGTACAATTAGTTCAATTAGTCTAGCACTAAGGGGAAAGGAACTGTGGCACACTCGCAAGCGATGGCTCCTGCCTGGCCTGGCCACTCAAGCCACTCCTCCACCATGTGATTGACAGGTGCTGGGGCCAATGCCGGCGCTGAAGGAGAGCACGCCCGAGGAGGACAGCCAGGCCGACGCCTCCAACACCGCCTCCTTGTACAAGGTGGGTGGGGCAGTATGTCCATGGATGTTATTGATTTGTATGTGAGTGTGCATAGGGCATGGCCATGCATCCAACGGGGAAGAAAAATTATGACAATACTCAAACatgcatatacatatatacagcaCAACTCCTATTGTTTGCATTGTTTGTATCATCACTTTCAAATAATACTAATGTAATTGCACAactattaataggtttattccaggctgaaaagagaagaaagaaaacacaacatttcggccgtgaagaaacgttgcgttttctttcttctcttttgggCATGGattaaacccattacttgttcctttgcagcctacgcatgctgacgcagctgcccacccgAATCGCACAACTATTGCTTTACTAGTGTGTCCCTCTTCTAGTCAGTTGGAAATGGTGTGAGCATTTCAGCAATAATGCCAAGATGCTGCCAAGAGGCAGTTTAAGCAGCAGGCCCGGCAACATAAAATGCATTCTGAATAAAACAACGTTATTAAGTAAAGTATAAGGACACAACTGATGATTACAAAGATTGGTGGGCACAGAATAAAAGATAATTGGAATTTGAACATTTTAAGAAGTCCCACAGCTTCCTCTCCAGCTCATATGTCTAcgttttcatcagtcagttgtGTTTGATAAGGTCTTGCTCAGAAAGTTTCCATTTCCTACACATCCGATAAGCTTGGCCTAATTGCTAAGAATTCAAATGAGTGCTGGATCTGTGAGCAGACAGCTTCAAGCAAATAACTTAATAATATGATTGCTAAGCACAGTTGTGTATACTTACTTCTGTAGTGCACTCTCATTGTGGTTTTTTTGCACAGAGACATCATCTCAAAGATCATCAGATGTATTATTTAAGCACAAAAATAGCAGTGCATCACAGCAACATTTTGAAGTCGCATTGCCCACCTCTTGTGTGGATCCATGTGAATCCATCGATGGTGTCCACAGGTCTCGGATGCGACGGGCACCATGAAGCTGACAAAGGTGTCGGAGAAAAGCCCCTTTGAGAAGGACCAGCTGCTCCGCGACGACTGCTTCATCCTGGACAACGGGGCCAACGGCAAGATCTTCATCTGGAAAGgtgaggggaggagggggggagtGGGAAACTCTCCAGCAATCCCATGAGCACCCCGGTGACCTTTGCTCTTGTTCAGGTTGAGGGCTGGGCTAGACAGGGATTGAGCAAGTAAGTGCTCCTACCAAATAGTGCCACCTGGGAATGAGTTAGAATAAGTTCTGAACAGTAATGataatgccagcagccatatcacccacCAATTCACAGCTGGcggcccactggagctcagcaggtgtgagcctggccagtacctggatgggagacctcctgggaaagctaaggctgctgctggaaaaagttgttagtggggccagaatgggacgctcaccctgcggtctatgtgggtacTAATACCCcattatagtgacagggacactatactgtaaaaaggctccgttccttcggatgagacataaaactgaggtcctgaggTGACCTGAGGTCCTGAGGTGACTGGtcactaaaaatcccagggtaacaagtaggggtgtaaccctggcgaactggccaattttcccattgcccgtaccaatcatggcctcctaataatctccatctctgaactggcttcattactctgctctcctcccaactgagagctggtgtgtggggagagtactggtgcacaatggctgccgtcgcatcatccaggtggggctgcacactggtggtggtggaggggatccccattacctgtgaagcgctcTGAGTGGAGCATCCAGAACAGTGCTataaagtgtaagcaattattattaagcaATTAATGATGAATAATCCAGTGTGCTGTTAGAGGAAAGTAAGGAGATAGTCAGCTTTGCAGCAAGGTATTTGTGATGTCAAGGCTACCTGGCAGCCGTTGACCCAGGTACTGAGCAGGGCGGCGGGGGGAATTAAGGCAGCCTGCCGCTCCCGGGCGGGGTCTGGCCTGCTCGGTGCCTGACTGCAGACACTGGTGCCCGTTCTGTCCGCGCAGGGAGCGGCGCCAACGGCGAGGAGAAGAGAGCGGCGCTGAAGGTGGCCGATGACTTCATCGAGAAGATGAGCTACCCCAGGCTAAAGACGCAGGTGTGTAGCAGCGGGAACGACACCGAAAGACCACACACAACGGCGCGCGCGCGCTTTGTCACGGCGGCTCAGGCCGGGGTGGGAATGCTGTCTTGGGCACTGTCGCAGGATACGAGATGAGATATGAGATAAGGTGTGGGAGGGCACAAAAAACTTTTCCACAAGCAGAAATTCAGAGCAGACGAGTGCTAATTTACAGCTCCACGAGTCTTGTCGCTATCTTATAGGGTTTGTTGTAATAAAAGATGTACAGCCTTTATAGGCTTATAGGAATAGCTTCTAGTGTCTGGAACGCAGTCATTTTCTGGTAGCACTGAAGTGTTACACTGAAAAAAGGGTGGAGTTTAGCAGGATGAGACAGGAGCTGATCTGTGGGCAGCTCACCTTTTCCAGAATTCTGGAATACTTGCTGTGTGGGGTAGTGGGTGGGTTGCAGAAcagagtatgtacagtattttggagGTTTTCTTACCAGCCTGTGTGTGTTTTGCTCTGCGCAGGTGGAGATCATCCCTCAGGGCAGAGAGACGGTCATCTTCAAGCAGTTCTTCAAGAGCTGGAATTAACGGTGGGGCATTTGGTGGGGGGGGGCACTTTTGCAGGGATCGGGCGGGGCAGGACTGGGGTACCCTCCATGTCCCCGGCTTTTTCATTGCAGCTGAGCTCTTCATCATCGAGACCTAATGATCCCTTCAATTAGACCACTTTGATTCGATCTTTGAAAGTTTTATCTCCTAAATACACAATCAGAACTCGTGAAAGCTTCAGTGCTTTTGTCCACTGATGGCTGAAAGAACTAATCAAAACCTGTGGAAAGGAGAGGCTACCACGCACTGCTGCATGCAAAACATACCAAAGTTGGTGAAGgtcttttaatttctttcacaAGACAATGCGTGACATAGCAAGCCTTCTCATTCGTCAGGTTTACCTTACCGGGTGCCGAttcctgattttttaaaataagaatatgGAGCTTCCATCAGTAAGGAATGCTTTTCTGATCCACACATGTCTGAAATTCAAACAGCAGccacccctccctcccctccaaCACCATGCACCCATTAGTAATTATTCCTGGAGTGGCAGGTTCTGTGCCATTAATCTGTAAACTATTACAGTCGTTGTTGAAACAGATTTGCTGATTTGGTGGGGGGAGGTGATAAGGACTGCCTGACGGAAAAGCAGtaattctgaaaataaagaGTAGGTGGAGCAGTTTTAACCAAAATTTAATTAAAGGGTTTCTACACATTTAAGAAAGGAACAGCTGATCCGCGATGAGAAATCCAAGGCACATGTCGGTGACTCCTGGGTACAGAATTTGAGTCTTCCTGTAGCTTAACAGCCTCTCTGCCTCTGATCCGTCTGCTACTACCATGTTGGAGTGTGAAAACGAACACAGTCACTACGGAGTGCTTCCCCCCtgccaggattttaaaatgtaagcaTAGACTCAGAGGCAGAAGAAATGGCGTCTACGTACTTGCAGTAATGTGCCTGCAAATTGTCAACCAAGCCGTTATGATAAAAAGCATTCTGTATTAGTATAAGACAGTAGCAATGGTAGTTACAGGAGtgtcaggaaaataaaaaaaacaattgatctCACGTGCCTTGGAACCATTTACTGGGGTGAATTGTGGTTTAATGTTTGTTGCTCTAGATAATCACTCAAATGGTATGGAGATGCTGTGGGGCAGGGGGTCTCAAACTGTCCTAGAGGATGTTGTGTTTTCCGGGCTTTTTCCCAGCCTGCGCTGTCAGTTAAGCAACTTAATTCTTTTCTAAATGAGATAACAGGACCTGTCTTCCGGGTGTTTTGCTACTGATCACACAACCATACCTTCCTCAAGGTATGGTGAGCTGTAAATCTCCTTGGGGCCGGGTTAATAGTGTTGCAATTATGCagctaaataaataattagaccAATTATGTAACTGAGAACACGGGGTGGAACACAACCCGAGAGACATCAGATCCCTCAGGAAGCGGGCTGGAGATCAGCAAGAAGAGAAGGAAAACATGGGACAGAAATTCCAAACAACCATGTCAGTTTTCCGGCAGACGGCGTTTctggttttgtatttttttaaattggaataTGTGGCTTTTATGACTAGTGAATTATACAAATGTTCTGTACGAACTGAATAAAACTTGTTGGGATTCAATAacgttttattctttttaaaaaaaaggaaatacaagGCAATGTACTGAATACAAAAACTGGCATTTCACCAAATAATCCGACACACCGTGAAGATATTGTTTGCCCACGCGGTGTTCAGCATAGATTCCACAGCCACACCGCTGATGCCAGACTGCTTCTGCCAAGGACAGCtatttatgttttcatgtttaACTCAAAATAGAAgatatataaataatttaaagatgatcttaTGTTTAAAGGTACGTTGCTATCCATACTAGATgtactgctgtccctctcctctcacacctgactggactgtagacactgcttgagccactgctgtccctctcctctcacactccccctgaattcaccagcacacacacactgtcacacctgactgtactgtagacactgctagagccactgtccctctcctctcacactcaccctgaattcaccagcacacacacacacactgtcacacctgactgtactgtagacactgctagagccactgctgtccctctcctctcacactccccctgaattcaccagcacacacacactgtcacacctgactgtactctAGACAATGCTTGAAGCACTGCTCGCCTTCTTTTCTCACATTCATCATGCATATCTGAGTTCACACACCAATTCGccaataaaatgtccatttgaaATCTGCATTAGTACAGGGTGCTAACAAAGTGAACTTTGTTTTGGGACAGCTGTGTGACAGTCAGGGTTTGCTCCATACACAGCATCTAACCAAAGGCTCAAAAGCACAAGGGGGAAGTTGTGGCCTAGTTGAGCCACATAGGGGTCACAAGGCTTATGAGGAAGTGCATTGAGGACTGAAATCAGAAAGCACTTCTCTACAGAAGGGctgtctggtttctgaaacaaagTACCCAGTCATGCTGTTGCATCACGTTCCCTGGATTCCTTCAATAAAAAGATCTTtagatcaataagctactaataACCAAAATGATCTGACTGTGTAACCTAACGTTCTGATGGTGTGCAAAAATGACTTTTCGAGGACAACACTTGCGAAAGATCAGCACTAGGTGGCGCCACATTGCCACGGTTTGCTTGCAGCGCTTTTTGCTCAAGTTCCCGTCATGGTCTCCAAACAGATGCCTCAGCTGTGCAGGACCAGCGCGGCTCTTGCTCTGTCCACTAGTGCAAAGAGCAGAAAACCGGAGGATTTCTGACTGAAGGGCCCGAAGTCAGACAATCAGTCCGTTTCCGGTTGAGCGGGAACGCAGGCGGGTCTGGCTGCCGCTCCTCCCGccagttttaagcttttttttatccttctcccTCAATTTtgtatcagagagtcaccttccccgAGCTCTTTCAAATCAAGACCCAGACCCTTATTCTTTCGAAGGCCTCTTTAACTGGTTCTGTGtgccctctgctcctactgtattccgTACCCTAAattgtctcctctcattgtatttttttgctttgttgtcGTTATTGTAAAGttcatttttaagaaattaagTGATCGAGAGCTCAAccgggacaaaaaaaaaaacccgaagAGTTTTTTGATGGGTGTTAAAACGCTGGGCGTGTCTCGGTGCTGTATTGATTCGGACTTTCAAACATTTTGTCCTAAAGCGGTGATTCTCCTCGGTCACGGGAGATTCTTGCATCcgttgttgttggtttttttgtttctgtgtcccTAATCACCTAGTGCTCAGATCATGTTTTCACAAATATCCTGGCGTTATTTACCACAAACTCCATACACGGAACCTCTCCTGCAATCTCTCCTCTGCTTGAAAATCATTTGCGGTCTCATTTCTGACTGAGGTGTTAtagaggggccagcagggggcgctcaccctgcagtctgtgtgggtcctaatg is a window from the Lepisosteus oculatus isolate fLepOcu1 chromosome 3, fLepOcu1.hap2, whole genome shotgun sequence genome containing:
- the LOC102682756 gene encoding macrophage-capping protein, which encodes MLPLKAAPGQFGPSAREPGLHAWRVEKLKAVPIAAKELGTFFNGDAYLVLSNKPEGESTLHMWIGEKSSRDEQVACAMLATQLDDFLSGEPVQHREVQGFESTDFMQLFPRGITYKEGGVESAFRKTQSTSAPVQRLYQIKGKRNIRAREVELSWASFNKGDCFILDLGEAIVSWSGSQANMFEKQKMTEIAALIRDSEKHGKAKITAVCEGEEPAEMLQVLGPMPALKESTPEEDSQADASNTASLYKVSDATGTMKLTKVSEKSPFEKDQLLRDDCFILDNGANGKIFIWKGSGANGEEKRAALKVADDFIEKMSYPRLKTQVEIIPQGRETVIFKQFFKSWN